GGTTTGTCCAAAGAACAAGAAGAAACACAATTTAATTCACGCAGAGTTTCAGCCAGATCCTGAGCGAGTGAAGCCGAGTTTGAAGCCGCTGTTGTCCATTTCTAACCGTGAGTTTAAAGAAACCTACGGGCAGATGTCTGGGTCGTGGCGAGGCAAGAAGCCCATTCAACGGAATGCGATCCTTGCCCTTGCCCATTATAAGGATGAAACGGCTATAGAGGAATTGACGCGTTTAATGAACCAGGATCCTCGTCCCGTAATTCGAGGAACAGCGGCTTGGGCTTTAGGAAAAATCGGGAACCCTTCTGCATATACTGCTATAACCGAAGCAAAAGGTAAGGAAACAGATGAGGAAGTGATTGAAGAAATGGATAAAGGTTTAGCCTTGCTCTAGTCTTCGACAATTTCTCCTAAAATTAGTCTATCTATTTATGTAAAAATGGTGGAAAAACACTTTTACAATCCATGAATACCATGTACAATAATAGAAAATCTGTTGTAAAAGAAGGGATAAACATGACGAAAGGTTCCTTCCTTTATTACGATGAAATGGAAAGTCCTATTGGACCTTTAACACTCCTGGCAACGGAAAAAGGTCTTTGCCGAATTGACCATGGTTCGTTGCGAGATGTGGAATCCAAGCAAACCACGTGGGCCAGAAAATACTTCTTACACATTGAATATGTACACGACCCAGCCCAATTTAAGCAGTTAAAGAAGCAATTAGATGAATACTTTTCAAACAAACGAGATCACTTTGAGGTCCAGCTTGATTTGTATGGAACTCCATTTCAGCAAAAAGTATGGAAAGCCTTAGCCGATATTCCTTTCGGCGAAACTCGTTCCTATAAAGATATTGCTTTAGCGATTCAAGCACCAAAGGCAGTGCGCGCCATAGGTGGAGCGGTTAATAAAAACCCTCTTTCGATTATTCTTCCATGTCATCGTGTCATTGGAAGCAATGGAGCACTTGTCGGGTATGCAGGTGGTCTTGAGCGTAAAGAACATTTATTAGATCTAGAACATCAAAAAGCCGTTTCCTCCTAATGGGGGGAAACGGCTTTTTTTATATCGCGTGCCAGACACCCTTTATCGGAGTGAAGGGTGTCTGGCACGCAAAGGGAAGTGAATCAGGTTCTTTGTTTGCTGCTGTTAGGGTCTGGATGCGCGTAGAGTGAACTTGTACTCGTCGCTTTTGAAGTAGATGTCGCTGTATTCAAATACCGTTCCATCGTAGAAAACACTGTGAAGTTGAATTTTCAAGATAGGGGTGGTCGCATCAAGGCGTAAAGAAGTGGCAACTTCCTGATCTGGCAGAATCGGGATGACCTCTTGGAAGCTTTCTTTTATTTTCATCCCTCGAATCTGCTCAATATAGTCGTATTTAGACCCGCTCATAATTTGATAGGAAAGGTCAGGGAACATGTTGACTGGAAGGTAGGTGTCTTCTAATACATAAGGTGTATCATCTACCAGACGCTGTCGCCTGATATAAAAGACCTTTTCCCCTTCTGATAATTGTAGAACCTCCCTTACCTTCTCGCTAGGTTCGATCATTTGAAAGTTTAAAACGTGATTAATAGGTTCTTTATTTAAACGTCTCATTTCTTCCGTAAAGCTTTGTAATTCAAAAATATTATGTTCAATTTTCTTCTCATTTACATAAGTGCCGCTGCCTTGCACGCGTTTTAATAAATCTTCTTCCACCAGACATTTAATCGCCTGCCTGATGGTAACGCGTGAAGCAGAAAATTGTTCAGAAAGGTGCTTCTCCGTAGGAATCGCTTCGCCTTCCCTCCAGTTTCCTGATTCTATTTCTTCTCTGATTTTGTGTGCAATTTGTCTATATAAAGGGGCTGCCATCGTGATTCCTCCAGTTCTTCTATAAAACCATTATAACGGAAAAAGATAAAAATTTCGACAAAAGATGTTGACGCTTTCAAAAATGTGTATTATATTCATATTAAGTTATTTTTAATACAAATATAATACCTTTCTTGGAGGTTATAACGATGAAAAAACAAAATCTAGTCGTCGTAGGTGGCGGAAGCACGTATACAATCGGAATGATTATGAGTTTAATCGCTGAAAAAGAACAGTTTCCTTTGAAAACGATTACGTTTTACGATACAGATGGAGCAAGGCAAGAACAGATTGCAAAAGCGACTGAAATTATATTACGCGAAAAATATCCAGAACTAGAGTCGTTCTCCTATACAACGGATAAAGAAGAAGCCTTAAAGGGCGCTGACTTTGTCTTTGTTCAAATTCGTACTGGTGGACTGCAAATGAGAGAGAAAGATGAACAGATTCCTCTTCGGTACAATGCCGTTGGACAAGAAACATGCGGGCCAGGGGGCATGGCTTATGGATTGCGTTCCATTGGGGATATGATTGATCTCGTGAAAGATATCCGTCACTATGCTCCGGATGCTTGGATTCTGAACTATACAAACCCTGCTGCCATTGTCGCAGAAGCCCTTAAACGAGAATTTCCAAACGATAAGAAGTTATTAAATATTTGTGATATGCCGGCAGCCATTATGGTGAGTTACGCTGGGATTCTAGGAAAAGATGTATTTGATCTTGTGCCAGAATACTTCGGGTTAAACCACTTTGGCTGGTTTACAGGAATCTATGATAAAGACGGTAATGATCATACTCAAACCATCAAGCGTGCGATTACTGAAGATGGATTTATCCCAGAAGACGCTGAGATTGCCAATGACCCTTCTTGGATTAAGACATTTAAACAGGTAGAGCGTATGGTTAACGATTTCCCTGATTATCTTCCAAATACGTATCTTCAGTACTACTTATACCCAACTGAAATGGTAGAGAAAGAAGATCCGGAGAATACGAGAGCTCGTCAGGTTATTAACGGACGCCAAGAACGCGTACACGCTTTAGCGGATCAGATTGTGGCAGATGGAACGACTGCGAATGTGGAATTAGAAGTTGATATCCACGGTCGATACATGATCCGTGTAGCGGCTTCAATGGCATATAATAACGGAGATATTTTCATCGTCATGGTTGAGAACAACGGAACCATTGCGAATCTTCCGGATGACGCTATGGTAGAGGTGCCGGCTATGATGACGAACCGTGGCCCGAAACCGTTTGCTGTTGGACACATCCCGACGTTCTACAAAGGTCTAATCGAAGGTCAGCTTGCTTATGAACAGCTCGTTGTGGATGCGTACTTTGAGAATAGTTATGAAAAAGCGTTACAGGCGCTGACATTAAACCGGACAGTAGTAGATGCACCGGTAGCAAGACAGATTTTAGATGATCTGATTGATGCGAATAAAGCGTATTGGCCAGAACTTCATAAACGTAAGCAAGAAGCGGTCGTGCAGTAAGGAACGGACCCGGACCACACCCCGGGTCTTCTCTTATTCCAACAAGGAAAGCGTTTTCGTTAAAAAAGGGGGATCGGAATCGTGAAAAAATATTTTGGATCGTTACAGAAATTCGGGAAATCATTGATGGTTCCTGTTGCGCTTCTACCGGCAGCAGGTATCTTGTTAGGGTTTGGGGCGGCACTTACAGGTCCTTTAGCAGATACGGTGACGTTTTTACAAAATGATGTTGTGCAATTCATCG
The nucleotide sequence above comes from Pontibacillus chungwhensis. Encoded proteins:
- a CDS encoding methylated-DNA--[protein]-cysteine S-methyltransferase, whose protein sequence is MYNNRKSVVKEGINMTKGSFLYYDEMESPIGPLTLLATEKGLCRIDHGSLRDVESKQTTWARKYFLHIEYVHDPAQFKQLKKQLDEYFSNKRDHFEVQLDLYGTPFQQKVWKALADIPFGETRSYKDIALAIQAPKAVRAIGGAVNKNPLSIILPCHRVIGSNGALVGYAGGLERKEHLLDLEHQKAVSS
- a CDS encoding 6-phospho-alpha-glucosidase; this translates as MKKQNLVVVGGGSTYTIGMIMSLIAEKEQFPLKTITFYDTDGARQEQIAKATEIILREKYPELESFSYTTDKEEALKGADFVFVQIRTGGLQMREKDEQIPLRYNAVGQETCGPGGMAYGLRSIGDMIDLVKDIRHYAPDAWILNYTNPAAIVAEALKREFPNDKKLLNICDMPAAIMVSYAGILGKDVFDLVPEYFGLNHFGWFTGIYDKDGNDHTQTIKRAITEDGFIPEDAEIANDPSWIKTFKQVERMVNDFPDYLPNTYLQYYLYPTEMVEKEDPENTRARQVINGRQERVHALADQIVADGTTANVELEVDIHGRYMIRVAASMAYNNGDIFIVMVENNGTIANLPDDAMVEVPAMMTNRGPKPFAVGHIPTFYKGLIEGQLAYEQLVVDAYFENSYEKALQALTLNRTVVDAPVARQILDDLIDANKAYWPELHKRKQEAVVQ
- a CDS encoding UTRA domain-containing protein; protein product: MAAPLYRQIAHKIREEIESGNWREGEAIPTEKHLSEQFSASRVTIRQAIKCLVEEDLLKRVQGSGTYVNEKKIEHNIFELQSFTEEMRRLNKEPINHVLNFQMIEPSEKVREVLQLSEGEKVFYIRRQRLVDDTPYVLEDTYLPVNMFPDLSYQIMSGSKYDYIEQIRGMKIKESFQEVIPILPDQEVATSLRLDATTPILKIQLHSVFYDGTVFEYSDIYFKSDEYKFTLRASRP